In the Pungitius pungitius chromosome 5, fPunPun2.1, whole genome shotgun sequence genome, one interval contains:
- the LOC119225077 gene encoding poly [ADP-ribose] polymerase tankyrase-1-like isoform X2 produces the protein MAVSRRSSQQQQQQQSTLQSPPRNGFISGAPPASPPMSLLTSGPVPPESERECSGGIEAAVASPDSPAAVLASSTSFTTTNTTSTGGSGSNVSSPGSVAASPTDGSSGVGGAFRELFEACRNGDVSRVKRLVDSVNVNAKDMAGRKSTPLHFAAGFGRKDVVEHLLQTGANVHARDDGGLIPLHNACSFGHAEVVSLLLCQGADPNARDNWNYTPLHEAAIKGKIDVCIVLLQHGADPNIRNTDGKSALDLADPSAKAVLTGEYKKDELLEAARSGNEEKLMALLTPLNVNCHASDGRKSTSQKMLSTPLHLAAGYNRVRIVQLLLQHGADVHAKDKGGLVPLHNACSYGHFEVTELLLKHGACVNAMDLWQFTPLHEAASKNRVEVCSLLLSHGADPTLLNCHSKSAVDMAPTPELKERLTYEFKGHSLLQAAREADMAKVKKTLALEIISFKHPQTNETALHCAVASPHPKRKQVTELLLRKGANINEKNKDFMTPLHVAAERAHNDILEVLQKHGAKGFTAAQMGNEAVQQILNENVPTRNSDVDYRFLEAAKAGDLDTVQQLCTPQNVNCRDLEGRHSTPLHFAAGYNRVAVVEYLLHHGADVHAKDKGGLVPLHNACSYGHYEVAELLVRHGASVNVADLWKFTPLHEAAAKGKYEICKLLLKHGADPSKKNRDGNQPLDMVKDGDTDIQDLLRGDAALLDAAKKGCLARVQKLCSPENINCRDTQGRNSTPLHLAAGYNNLEVAEYLLEHGADVNAQDKGGLIPLHNAASYGHVDIAALLIKYNTCVNATDKWAFTPLHEAAQKGRTQLCALLLAHGADPTMKNQEGQTALDLATADDIRALLMDAMPPDALPSCFKPQATVVSASVISPVSTPSCLSAASSIDNLAGPLTELATAAAASGSSGVADGATGTDRKEGEMAMLDMNISQFMKSLGLEHLRDIFEREQISLDVLADMGHEELKEIGINAYGHRHKLIKGVERLLGGQQGGNPYLTFHCANQGTILIDLALDDKEYQSVEEELQSTIREHRDGGNAGGVFSKYNIIKIQKVVNKKLRERYTHRQKEIADENHNHHNERMLFHGSPFINAIIHKGFDERHAYIGGMFGAGIYFAENSSKSNQYVYGIGGGTGCPTHKDRSCYLCHRQMLFCRVTLGKSFLQFSAMKMAHAPPGHHSVIGRPSVNGLAYAEYVIYRGEQAYPEYLITYQILKPEITAQSAAGIEQKS, from the exons ATGGCGGTGTCTCGTCGTTcctcgcagcagcagcaacaacagcaaagtACGTTGCAGTCTCCGCCGAGAAACGGCTTTATTTCCGGCGCTCCACCGGCCTCTCCGCCGATGTCTCTGCTGACCTCCGGCCCCGTACCACCGGAGAGCGAGAGGGAATGCAGCGGAGGGATCGAGGCGGCTGTGGCCTCCCCGGACTCACCCGCCGCGGTCCTAGCGAGCAGTACGAgcttcaccaccaccaacaccacctccACCGGCGGTAGCGGCAGCAACGTCTCAAGCCCCGGTTCCGTGGCCGCCAGTCCCACCGACGGCAGCAGCGGCGTTGGCGGGGCGTTCAGGGAGTTGTTCGAGGCCTGCCGTAACGGAGACGTATCCCGAGTTAAGAGACTTGTCGATTCGGTTAATGTAAACGCGAAGGACATGGCTGGACGAAAATCAACTCCCCTTCACTTCGCTGCGG GTTTTGGTAGAAAAGATGTGGTGGAGCACCTCCTGCAGACGGGTGCCAATGTTCATGCCAGGGACGATGGAGGACTTATACCCCTGCACAATGCCTGCTCTTTTGGTCACGCAGAAGTAGTCAGCCTCCTCCTGTGTCAGGGCGCAGACCCCAATGCTAGAGACAACTGGAACTACACACCGTTGCATGAGGCAGCCATCAAGGGAAAGATTGATGTTTGCATTG TGTTACTCCAACACGGGGCAGATCCCAACATCCGCAACACTGATGGAAAATCTGCTTTGGATCTAGCCGACCCTTCCGCCAAGGCTGTTCTCACTG gTGAATACAAGAAGGATGAACTTCTAGAAGCAGCAAG GAGTGGGAATGAAGAAAAGCTGATGGCGCTGCTGACTCCGTTGAATGTCAACTGTCATGCAAGCGATGGCCGTAAG TCAACATCCCAAAAAATGCTG TCTACACCCCTGCATCTGGCTGCTGGCTACAACCGGGTCCGCATCGTCCAGCTCCTTCTGCAGCATGGAGCCGACGTTCACGCCAAGGACAAAGG AGGCCTGGTTCCACTTCACAATGCCTGCTCGTACGGCCATTTTGAGGTCACTGAGCTTCTGCTGAAG CATGGAGCATGTGTAAACGCCATGGACCTTTGGCAATTCACTCCTCTCCACGAGGCAGCATCCAAGAACCGAGTAGAGGTTTGTTCCCTGCTGCTGAGCCACGGGGCCGATCCCACCTTGCTAAATTGTCACAGCAAGAGCGCGGTGGACATGGCTCCAACTCCAGAACTTAAAGAGAGGCTCACCT ATGAGTTCAAAGGTCACTCGCTGCTACAGGCAGCCAGAGAGGCAGACATGGCGAAAGTGAAGAAGACGCTGGCTCTGGAGATCATCAGCTTCAAACATCCTCAGACCAACGAGACTGCTCTG CACTGTGCAGTGGCTTCCCCCCACCCCAAGAGGAAGCAAGTGACTGAGTTGTTGCTGCGTAAGGGGGCCAACATCAACGAGAAGAACAAAGA CTTCATGACTCCATTGCACGTTGCTGCTGAGAGGGCTCACAACGACATCCTGGAGGTGTTGCAGAAACATGGAGCAAAG ggttTCACCGCTGCTCAGATGGGTAATGAGGCTGTACAACAGATTCTCAATG AAAATGTCCCCACACGTAATTCTGACGTGGACTACAGATTTCTGGAGGCAGCCAAAGCCGGGGATCTCGACACAGTACAA CAACTTTGCACGCCCCAAAATGTAAACTGCCGGGACTTGGAGGGACGCCACTCGACTCCTCTTCACTTTGCAGCTGGTTACAACAGAGTGGCTGTCGTTGAATACCTTCTGCACCATGGAGCTGATGTCCATGCCAAAGACAAGGG TGGTCTGGTTCCCCTCCACAACGCATGCTCCTATGGTCACTATGAAGTGGCTGAGCTGCTGGTCCGACATGGAGCTTCGGTCAATGTGGCCGACCTGTGGAAATTCACCCCGCTTCACGAGGCTGCAGCCAAAGGCAAATATGAGATCTGCAAACTGCTGCTCAAA cacggAGCCGACCCATCAAAGAAGAACCGTGACGGCAACCAGCCGCTGGACATGGTAAAAGATGGAGACACGGACATCCAGGACCTGCTTAGGGGTGATGCCGCCCTGCTGGACGCCGCCAAGAAGGGCTGCCTGGCCAGAGTCCAGAAACTTTGCTCCCCAGAAAATATcaactgcagagacacacaggggcGCAACTCCACTCCGCTCCATCTGGCAG CTGGGTACAACAACCTTGAAGTGGCCGAGTATCTTCTGGAGCACGGAGCTGATGTCAACGCCCAGGACAAAGGAGGCCTTATCCCTCTTCATAATGCTGCTTCTTATGGG CATGTGGACATTGCAGCCTTACTTATCAAGTACAATACGTGTGTGAATGCTACGGACAAATGGGCTTTCACACCCCTTCACGAGGCAGCGCAGAAGGGTCGTACACAGCTGTGTGCGCTGCTGCTGGCTCATGGAGCCGATCCCACAATGAAGAACCAAGAGGGTCAGACTGCTTTGGACCTGGCCACG GCTGATGATATCCGGGCCCTGCTGATGGACGCCATGCCGCCAGACGCCCTGCCCAGCTGCTTTAAGCCCCAGGCAACAGTGGTCAGTGCCTCAGTCATTTCCCCCGTCTCCACGCCGTCCTGTCTGTCGGCTGCCAGCAGCATAGACAACCTTGCCGGTCCGCTCACGGAGCTGGCCACAGCCGCGGCTGCCTCCGGGTCCTCCGGTGTGGCAGACGGAGCCACAGGCACTGACCGCAAGGAAGGAGAGA TGGCCATGCTGGACATGAATATAAGTCAATTCATGAAGAGCCTGGGCCTTGAGCACCTGAGGGACATCTTTGAGAGGGAGCAG atcTCTCTGGATGTCCTCGCTGACATGGGTCacgaggagctgaaggagatTGGAATTAATGCTTATGGTCACCGACATAAGCTCATCAAGGGTGTTGAGAGGCTGCTTGGTGGCCAGCAAG gAGGCAACCCCTACTTAACCTTCCATTGTGCCAACCAGGGCACCATCCTGATAGACCTCGCTCTAGACGACAAGGAGTATCagtctgtggaggaggag TTGCAGAGTACCATCAGGGAGCACAGAGACGGAGGAAACGCTGGCGGTGTGTTCAGCAAATACAACATCATCAAG ATTCAAAAGGTGGTAAATAAGAAGCTGAGGGAACGTTACACGCACCGCCAGAAGGAAATCGCAGATGAGAACCACAACCATCACAATGAGCGGATGTTGTTTCACG GATCCCCGTTTATCAACGCCATCATCCATAAAGGCTTTGATGAGCGTCACGCTTACATAGGAGGGATGTTTGGAGCAGGAATCTACTTTGCAGAGAACTCCTCAAAGAGCAATCAGTACGTCTACGGCATCGGTGGCGGCACAGGGTGTCCGACGCACAAAGACCGATCCTGCTACTTATGCCACAG GCAAATGCTGTTCTGCCGAGTGACCTTGGGAAAGTCTTTCCTACAGTTCAGTGCCATGAAAATGGCCCACGCCCCCCCAGGACACCACTCCGTGATTGGGCGACCCAGTGTAAATGGCCTAGCCTACGCTGAGTACGTCATCTACAGAGGAGAGCAG GCCTACCCAGAGTACCTCATCACCTACCAGATCCTTAAACCGGAGATCACAGCCCAGTCTGCAGCAGGAATTGAGCAGAAGTCATAG
- the LOC119225077 gene encoding poly [ADP-ribose] polymerase tankyrase-1-like isoform X1 produces MAVSRRSSQQQQQQQSTLQSPPRNGFISGAPPASPPMSLLTSGPVPPESERECSGGIEAAVASPDSPAAVLASSTSFTTTNTTSTGGSGSNVSSPGSVAASPTDGSSGVGGAFRELFEACRNGDVSRVKRLVDSVNVNAKDMAGRKSTPLHFAAGFGRKDVVEHLLQTGANVHARDDGGLIPLHNACSFGHAEVVSLLLCQGADPNARDNWNYTPLHEAAIKGKIDVCIVLLQHGADPNIRNTDGKSALDLADPSAKAVLTGEYKKDELLEAARSGNEEKLMALLTPLNVNCHASDGRKSTSQKMLSTPLHLAAGYNRVRIVQLLLQHGADVHAKDKGGLVPLHNACSYGHFEVTELLLKHGACVNAMDLWQFTPLHEAASKNRVEVCSLLLSHGADPTLLNCHSKSAVDMAPTPELKERLTYEFKGHSLLQAAREADMAKVKKTLALEIISFKHPQTNETALHCAVASPHPKRKQVTELLLRKGANINEKNKDFMTPLHVAAERAHNDILEVLQKHGAKVNAVDTLGQTSLHRAALAGHIQTCKLLLSYGADPAIVSLQGFTAAQMGNEAVQQILNENVPTRNSDVDYRFLEAAKAGDLDTVQQLCTPQNVNCRDLEGRHSTPLHFAAGYNRVAVVEYLLHHGADVHAKDKGGLVPLHNACSYGHYEVAELLVRHGASVNVADLWKFTPLHEAAAKGKYEICKLLLKHGADPSKKNRDGNQPLDMVKDGDTDIQDLLRGDAALLDAAKKGCLARVQKLCSPENINCRDTQGRNSTPLHLAAGYNNLEVAEYLLEHGADVNAQDKGGLIPLHNAASYGHVDIAALLIKYNTCVNATDKWAFTPLHEAAQKGRTQLCALLLAHGADPTMKNQEGQTALDLATADDIRALLMDAMPPDALPSCFKPQATVVSASVISPVSTPSCLSAASSIDNLAGPLTELATAAAASGSSGVADGATGTDRKEGEMAMLDMNISQFMKSLGLEHLRDIFEREQISLDVLADMGHEELKEIGINAYGHRHKLIKGVERLLGGQQGGNPYLTFHCANQGTILIDLALDDKEYQSVEEELQSTIREHRDGGNAGGVFSKYNIIKIQKVVNKKLRERYTHRQKEIADENHNHHNERMLFHGSPFINAIIHKGFDERHAYIGGMFGAGIYFAENSSKSNQYVYGIGGGTGCPTHKDRSCYLCHRQMLFCRVTLGKSFLQFSAMKMAHAPPGHHSVIGRPSVNGLAYAEYVIYRGEQAYPEYLITYQILKPEITAQSAAGIEQKS; encoded by the exons ATGGCGGTGTCTCGTCGTTcctcgcagcagcagcaacaacagcaaagtACGTTGCAGTCTCCGCCGAGAAACGGCTTTATTTCCGGCGCTCCACCGGCCTCTCCGCCGATGTCTCTGCTGACCTCCGGCCCCGTACCACCGGAGAGCGAGAGGGAATGCAGCGGAGGGATCGAGGCGGCTGTGGCCTCCCCGGACTCACCCGCCGCGGTCCTAGCGAGCAGTACGAgcttcaccaccaccaacaccacctccACCGGCGGTAGCGGCAGCAACGTCTCAAGCCCCGGTTCCGTGGCCGCCAGTCCCACCGACGGCAGCAGCGGCGTTGGCGGGGCGTTCAGGGAGTTGTTCGAGGCCTGCCGTAACGGAGACGTATCCCGAGTTAAGAGACTTGTCGATTCGGTTAATGTAAACGCGAAGGACATGGCTGGACGAAAATCAACTCCCCTTCACTTCGCTGCGG GTTTTGGTAGAAAAGATGTGGTGGAGCACCTCCTGCAGACGGGTGCCAATGTTCATGCCAGGGACGATGGAGGACTTATACCCCTGCACAATGCCTGCTCTTTTGGTCACGCAGAAGTAGTCAGCCTCCTCCTGTGTCAGGGCGCAGACCCCAATGCTAGAGACAACTGGAACTACACACCGTTGCATGAGGCAGCCATCAAGGGAAAGATTGATGTTTGCATTG TGTTACTCCAACACGGGGCAGATCCCAACATCCGCAACACTGATGGAAAATCTGCTTTGGATCTAGCCGACCCTTCCGCCAAGGCTGTTCTCACTG gTGAATACAAGAAGGATGAACTTCTAGAAGCAGCAAG GAGTGGGAATGAAGAAAAGCTGATGGCGCTGCTGACTCCGTTGAATGTCAACTGTCATGCAAGCGATGGCCGTAAG TCAACATCCCAAAAAATGCTG TCTACACCCCTGCATCTGGCTGCTGGCTACAACCGGGTCCGCATCGTCCAGCTCCTTCTGCAGCATGGAGCCGACGTTCACGCCAAGGACAAAGG AGGCCTGGTTCCACTTCACAATGCCTGCTCGTACGGCCATTTTGAGGTCACTGAGCTTCTGCTGAAG CATGGAGCATGTGTAAACGCCATGGACCTTTGGCAATTCACTCCTCTCCACGAGGCAGCATCCAAGAACCGAGTAGAGGTTTGTTCCCTGCTGCTGAGCCACGGGGCCGATCCCACCTTGCTAAATTGTCACAGCAAGAGCGCGGTGGACATGGCTCCAACTCCAGAACTTAAAGAGAGGCTCACCT ATGAGTTCAAAGGTCACTCGCTGCTACAGGCAGCCAGAGAGGCAGACATGGCGAAAGTGAAGAAGACGCTGGCTCTGGAGATCATCAGCTTCAAACATCCTCAGACCAACGAGACTGCTCTG CACTGTGCAGTGGCTTCCCCCCACCCCAAGAGGAAGCAAGTGACTGAGTTGTTGCTGCGTAAGGGGGCCAACATCAACGAGAAGAACAAAGA CTTCATGACTCCATTGCACGTTGCTGCTGAGAGGGCTCACAACGACATCCTGGAGGTGTTGCAGAAACATGGAGCAAAG GTAAATGCTGTGGACACACTGGGTCAGACTTCTCTTCATAGAGCTGCACTGGCTGGTCACATCCAGACCTGCAAGCTGCTGTTGAGCTACGGGGCCGACCCCGCCattgtgtctctgcagggttTCACCGCTGCTCAGATGGGTAATGAGGCTGTACAACAGATTCTCAATG AAAATGTCCCCACACGTAATTCTGACGTGGACTACAGATTTCTGGAGGCAGCCAAAGCCGGGGATCTCGACACAGTACAA CAACTTTGCACGCCCCAAAATGTAAACTGCCGGGACTTGGAGGGACGCCACTCGACTCCTCTTCACTTTGCAGCTGGTTACAACAGAGTGGCTGTCGTTGAATACCTTCTGCACCATGGAGCTGATGTCCATGCCAAAGACAAGGG TGGTCTGGTTCCCCTCCACAACGCATGCTCCTATGGTCACTATGAAGTGGCTGAGCTGCTGGTCCGACATGGAGCTTCGGTCAATGTGGCCGACCTGTGGAAATTCACCCCGCTTCACGAGGCTGCAGCCAAAGGCAAATATGAGATCTGCAAACTGCTGCTCAAA cacggAGCCGACCCATCAAAGAAGAACCGTGACGGCAACCAGCCGCTGGACATGGTAAAAGATGGAGACACGGACATCCAGGACCTGCTTAGGGGTGATGCCGCCCTGCTGGACGCCGCCAAGAAGGGCTGCCTGGCCAGAGTCCAGAAACTTTGCTCCCCAGAAAATATcaactgcagagacacacaggggcGCAACTCCACTCCGCTCCATCTGGCAG CTGGGTACAACAACCTTGAAGTGGCCGAGTATCTTCTGGAGCACGGAGCTGATGTCAACGCCCAGGACAAAGGAGGCCTTATCCCTCTTCATAATGCTGCTTCTTATGGG CATGTGGACATTGCAGCCTTACTTATCAAGTACAATACGTGTGTGAATGCTACGGACAAATGGGCTTTCACACCCCTTCACGAGGCAGCGCAGAAGGGTCGTACACAGCTGTGTGCGCTGCTGCTGGCTCATGGAGCCGATCCCACAATGAAGAACCAAGAGGGTCAGACTGCTTTGGACCTGGCCACG GCTGATGATATCCGGGCCCTGCTGATGGACGCCATGCCGCCAGACGCCCTGCCCAGCTGCTTTAAGCCCCAGGCAACAGTGGTCAGTGCCTCAGTCATTTCCCCCGTCTCCACGCCGTCCTGTCTGTCGGCTGCCAGCAGCATAGACAACCTTGCCGGTCCGCTCACGGAGCTGGCCACAGCCGCGGCTGCCTCCGGGTCCTCCGGTGTGGCAGACGGAGCCACAGGCACTGACCGCAAGGAAGGAGAGA TGGCCATGCTGGACATGAATATAAGTCAATTCATGAAGAGCCTGGGCCTTGAGCACCTGAGGGACATCTTTGAGAGGGAGCAG atcTCTCTGGATGTCCTCGCTGACATGGGTCacgaggagctgaaggagatTGGAATTAATGCTTATGGTCACCGACATAAGCTCATCAAGGGTGTTGAGAGGCTGCTTGGTGGCCAGCAAG gAGGCAACCCCTACTTAACCTTCCATTGTGCCAACCAGGGCACCATCCTGATAGACCTCGCTCTAGACGACAAGGAGTATCagtctgtggaggaggag TTGCAGAGTACCATCAGGGAGCACAGAGACGGAGGAAACGCTGGCGGTGTGTTCAGCAAATACAACATCATCAAG ATTCAAAAGGTGGTAAATAAGAAGCTGAGGGAACGTTACACGCACCGCCAGAAGGAAATCGCAGATGAGAACCACAACCATCACAATGAGCGGATGTTGTTTCACG GATCCCCGTTTATCAACGCCATCATCCATAAAGGCTTTGATGAGCGTCACGCTTACATAGGAGGGATGTTTGGAGCAGGAATCTACTTTGCAGAGAACTCCTCAAAGAGCAATCAGTACGTCTACGGCATCGGTGGCGGCACAGGGTGTCCGACGCACAAAGACCGATCCTGCTACTTATGCCACAG GCAAATGCTGTTCTGCCGAGTGACCTTGGGAAAGTCTTTCCTACAGTTCAGTGCCATGAAAATGGCCCACGCCCCCCCAGGACACCACTCCGTGATTGGGCGACCCAGTGTAAATGGCCTAGCCTACGCTGAGTACGTCATCTACAGAGGAGAGCAG GCCTACCCAGAGTACCTCATCACCTACCAGATCCTTAAACCGGAGATCACAGCCCAGTCTGCAGCAGGAATTGAGCAGAAGTCATAG